The Maridesulfovibrio zosterae DSM 11974 genome contains a region encoding:
- a CDS encoding type II toxin-antitoxin system RelE/ParE family toxin has protein sequence MKLTKVNWTKNAIKDLNSIRRYLAEQADVELMQSETKCIWDGCQRLKKGPESGRPGRVPRGC, from the coding sequence TTGAAGCTGACTAAAGTCAATTGGACAAAGAACGCAATCAAAGATCTTAATTCTATCCGCCGCTATCTAGCCGAGCAAGCCGACGTAGAACTAATGCAATCCGAGACAAAATGCATATGGGACGGCTGTCAGCGTTTAAAGAAAGGCCCTGAAAGCGGCCGCCCCGGCCGAGTTCCCAGAGGGTGTTAA
- a CDS encoding Fic family protein codes for MRLHEHQGWPNFSWNAEKLISKLADVRHRQGVLLGKIGNLGFDLRNEAGLKTLTNDIVHSSAIEGELLNPEEVRSSIAQRLGIDIAGLKPAGRDVDGIVEMMLDATQRYAQPLTKDRLCDWHAALFPTGRSGIKRITVADWRPAEVGAMQVISGPMGREKVHFEAPNAGRLEDEMARFLEWFESEDDTDPVLRAGIAHLWFVTIHPFEDGNGRIARTIADMALARADGAAERYYSMSTQIEMKRKDYYSHLERQQRGTPEITKWLEWFLDCLKEALINAESTLSHVLHKAKLWERISQQSPINDRQRSVLERMLDESFKGYMNSSKYAKLAKCSTDTALRDIKDLKERGILVQNPGGGRSTSYRLSEG; via the coding sequence ATGCGCCTACACGAACACCAAGGCTGGCCGAACTTCTCATGGAACGCTGAAAAGCTCATTTCCAAGCTGGCAGACGTCCGCCATCGACAGGGCGTACTGCTCGGTAAGATTGGAAATCTGGGCTTTGATTTGAGAAATGAGGCGGGCCTGAAGACTCTCACTAATGACATAGTTCATTCATCAGCCATAGAAGGGGAACTCCTCAATCCAGAGGAGGTACGTTCCTCTATTGCCCAGCGTCTGGGGATCGATATAGCCGGGCTGAAACCGGCAGGGCGTGATGTGGACGGCATAGTTGAAATGATGCTCGATGCCACACAGCGATATGCGCAGCCTTTGACCAAAGATCGGCTCTGTGACTGGCACGCAGCACTCTTCCCGACCGGACGCAGTGGCATTAAACGGATTACCGTTGCAGATTGGCGACCTGCGGAAGTTGGAGCCATGCAGGTTATCTCCGGGCCAATGGGACGTGAGAAAGTCCATTTTGAAGCACCGAATGCTGGTCGCCTTGAAGATGAGATGGCTCGATTTCTGGAATGGTTCGAGAGCGAAGATGATACTGATCCGGTTCTCCGTGCCGGAATAGCTCACCTGTGGTTTGTAACCATTCACCCCTTTGAAGATGGGAACGGACGTATTGCGCGAACCATAGCGGATATGGCTTTGGCTCGCGCTGATGGCGCGGCGGAGCGGTATTACAGCATGTCCACGCAGATTGAGATGAAGCGCAAGGATTACTATTCCCATCTGGAACGGCAGCAGCGCGGCACACCGGAAATCACCAAATGGCTGGAGTGGTTTCTGGATTGCCTCAAAGAAGCACTGATCAATGCCGAATCCACGCTGAGTCATGTGCTCCATAAAGCCAAACTGTGGGAACGTATCTCCCAGCAGTCGCCGATTAATGACCGCCAGCGGTCCGTGCTTGAGCGTATGCTTGATGAAAGCTTTAAGGGATACATGAACTCTTCAAAGTACGCCAAGCTGGCAAAGTGCTCCACAGATACAGCCCTGCGTGACATCAAGGATCTGAAGGAACGCGGAATACTGGTGCAGAACCCCGGAGGCGGGCGGAGTACCAGTTATCGGTTGAGTGAGGGGTAG
- a CDS encoding ABC-three component system protein — translation MDKPENNLPKIGDMSVDSMIAPVSGNTFDMDIEGNNNTQIGAAIFQFPEPIQVMPHDLKELIVAFRNVVPAIPQLRSGYNFDEMGEKNRKNKMDERYFHMLLQQDLPYFQDIDNFLRDPRSNEYSEMYNATAEDLQLQYLARSDKFPNIHSFLAYSYDTIFNVLQAELGRKRRQIRTFLHHMYWNCSIGEK, via the coding sequence ATGGACAAGCCTGAAAATAACCTTCCAAAAATTGGGGACATGTCAGTCGACTCGATGATTGCACCAGTTAGTGGCAATACATTCGATATGGACATTGAAGGAAATAATAACACCCAAATCGGGGCGGCTATTTTTCAATTTCCTGAGCCAATACAAGTTATGCCTCACGATTTAAAGGAGTTAATTGTTGCATTTAGGAACGTTGTTCCAGCGATCCCTCAACTAAGATCAGGGTATAATTTTGATGAGATGGGCGAAAAAAATAGAAAAAATAAAATGGACGAGCGATACTTCCATATGCTCCTCCAGCAAGACCTTCCATATTTTCAAGATATTGATAATTTTCTTCGTGACCCACGCTCAAATGAATACTCAGAAATGTACAATGCTACTGCCGAGGATCTGCAATTACAATATTTAGCACGCTCTGACAAATTCCCTAACATTCACAGTTTTCTTGCTTATTCGTACGATACAATCTTCAACGTCCTTCAAGCTGAATTAGGTAGAAAAAGAAGACAAATTAGAACCTTTCTTCATCACATGTACTGGAACTGTTCAATAGGTGAGAAATGA
- a CDS encoding CopG family ribbon-helix-helix protein: MSTVTARVSDETASRLDALAKATNRNKPFLVANTLERFLEEQAWQIAQTVESLDQADRGEFTTASEVKKAFGKWELEVEAD, from the coding sequence ATGAGCACCGTTACCGCACGAGTTTCAGATGAAACCGCATCAAGGCTTGATGCCCTTGCTAAGGCTACGAATCGCAACAAGCCCTTTCTTGTTGCCAACACGCTGGAGCGTTTTCTTGAAGAACAGGCATGGCAGATAGCCCAGACGGTTGAAAGTCTTGACCAAGCCGATAGAGGCGAATTCACTACAGCTTCCGAAGTGAAAAAAGCTTTCGGAAAGTGGGAATTAGAGGTTGAAGCTGACTAA
- a CDS encoding peptidylprolyl isomerase, giving the protein MTKASARHLLVSDEQTCLDLKKQIQDGADFSELAKKHSSCPSGQRGGELGEFRPGQMVPEFDTVVFNEAVGEVHGPVKTQFGYHLLITDSRED; this is encoded by the coding sequence ATGACAAAAGCATCTGCACGCCATCTTTTGGTTAGTGATGAACAGACCTGCCTGGACCTGAAAAAACAAATTCAGGACGGCGCAGACTTTAGTGAACTGGCAAAAAAACACTCCAGCTGTCCTTCCGGTCAGCGCGGTGGCGAACTCGGTGAGTTCCGCCCCGGCCAGATGGTCCCGGAATTTGATACCGTTGTGTTCAATGAAGCCGTTGGCGAAGTTCATGGTCCCGTAAAAACACAGTTCGGTTACCACCTGCTGATCACCGATAGCCGCGAAGACTAA
- a CDS encoding DUF2326 domain-containing protein, with the protein MILSRVYAKGGPFKEIRFHKGVNIVMGTCTRQGEEGADSHNLGKTILFDVINFTLLGDVSSKHVFVKNSNFFDNYTFYIEIQLKDGTYVTVKRGVASRTVASIIATDVLIDGREIEEWPYENIGLAIRKSENSREILKRILKLNSLEDLSLRSLLTYSIRTQDDYAETFNIFNEKVEIAWKPALLNLVGLDGELLREKLNLDQGEKAIQKTNKILKDTGVYDSPEVENAKTRISELHKQKNKIEQSIGSVSFFDEDEKISRSVVKDYDSQISKLNVHRYNTQFDVDKLSRTADTDYVDLDEINAIYKEAEVAIPSFLAKSYADLMDFNKRIWSDRQGFIANQIQELNKQLVDTDQTLVALDEERKNLLNQLKKQNVVDRYKKKRLKIAEIEDEIDSINDFLGSIINEEKIDIQKEIIKRKRKGEISKLKNMEIVGTPQYADFVGIFNSLAREVLGHKVKLIYNVNNKGNVHFDFEFQDGEGDKVMLERGTSYRKMLSIFFDIALILKYYTRNHIRFVAHDGVWDTMGDSLKEKHIKKIRELSAYSNCQFILTMLDDDIPRNYNRENYFKDNEIVLDLDDREDNTGLLFETLF; encoded by the coding sequence ATGATTCTGTCCAGAGTATACGCTAAAGGCGGACCATTTAAAGAAATAAGGTTTCATAAAGGCGTAAATATTGTAATGGGAACCTGCACTCGACAAGGTGAAGAAGGCGCAGATTCTCATAACTTGGGTAAAACAATTTTATTCGATGTTATTAATTTTACCTTACTTGGTGATGTCAGTTCAAAGCATGTCTTTGTGAAAAACTCTAATTTTTTTGACAATTATACATTTTATATAGAAATACAATTAAAAGATGGAACTTATGTCACGGTAAAACGCGGGGTCGCCAGTAGAACTGTTGCATCAATTATTGCTACGGACGTTCTTATTGATGGAAGGGAAATCGAAGAATGGCCTTATGAGAATATCGGACTAGCTATCAGGAAAAGCGAAAATTCACGGGAGATATTGAAACGAATTTTAAAGCTGAATTCTTTGGAAGATCTGTCACTTCGTTCTTTACTGACTTACTCCATACGTACACAAGATGATTATGCTGAAACATTCAATATTTTTAATGAAAAAGTTGAAATTGCATGGAAGCCAGCTTTACTAAATTTGGTTGGGCTTGATGGAGAACTGCTTCGGGAAAAATTAAATTTGGATCAAGGAGAAAAAGCGATCCAGAAAACTAATAAGATACTGAAAGATACTGGAGTCTATGATTCTCCTGAAGTTGAAAATGCTAAAACAAGGATCAGCGAACTCCATAAGCAAAAAAATAAAATTGAACAAAGCATAGGTAGTGTTTCTTTTTTTGATGAAGATGAAAAGATTAGCCGCTCCGTTGTGAAAGATTACGATTCACAAATTTCTAAATTAAATGTTCATAGATACAATACCCAGTTCGATGTTGATAAATTGTCACGTACTGCTGATACTGACTATGTAGATTTAGATGAGATCAATGCGATCTACAAAGAAGCAGAAGTTGCAATCCCTAGTTTTTTGGCTAAAAGTTATGCTGATTTGATGGATTTCAATAAACGAATATGGTCAGACAGACAGGGATTTATTGCAAATCAAATTCAAGAGTTGAATAAACAGCTAGTTGATACGGACCAGACACTTGTTGCTCTTGACGAAGAACGGAAGAATTTGCTGAATCAGCTTAAAAAACAAAATGTTGTTGATAGGTATAAGAAAAAAAGACTGAAAATTGCTGAAATTGAAGATGAAATAGATTCAATAAATGATTTTTTAGGTTCAATCATAAATGAAGAAAAAATAGACATCCAAAAGGAAATAATCAAAAGAAAGCGTAAAGGAGAAATTAGCAAATTAAAAAATATGGAAATTGTCGGAACCCCCCAATATGCTGATTTTGTAGGTATATTTAATTCATTAGCAAGGGAGGTTTTAGGGCATAAGGTGAAATTGATCTACAATGTTAACAATAAAGGAAATGTGCATTTTGACTTTGAATTTCAAGATGGAGAAGGTGACAAGGTAATGCTTGAGCGTGGAACTTCATATAGAAAGATGTTGTCCATCTTTTTTGATATAGCTTTGATTTTGAAATATTATACACGTAACCACATTAGGTTTGTTGCTCATGATGGAGTCTGGGATACTATGGGAGATTCTTTAAAGGAAAAGCACATAAAAAAAATACGAGAGTTGTCAGCTTACTCTAATTGTCAGTTTATATTAACTATGCTGGATGATGACATTCCACGCAACTATAATAGAGAAAACTACTTTAAAGACAACGAAATCGTGCTTGATTTGGATGATCGTGAGGATAATACAGGGTTACTTTTTGAAACGTTATTTTAA
- a CDS encoding peptidylprolyl isomerase yields the protein MTKASARHLLVSDEQTCLDLKKQIQDGADFGELAKKHSSCPSGQRGGDLGEFRPGQMVPEFDTVVFNEAVGEVHGPVKTQFGYHLLIIDSRED from the coding sequence ATGACAAAAGCATCTGCACGTCATCTTTTGGTTAGTGATGAACAGACCTGTCTGGACCTGAAAAAACAAATTCAGGACGGCGCAGATTTTGGTGAATTAGCCAAAAAACACTCCAGCTGCCCTTCCGGTCAGCGCGGTGGCGATCTCGGTGAGTTCCGCCCCGGCCAGATGGTCCCGGAATTTGATACCGTTGTGTTCAATGAAGCCGTTGGTGAAGTTCATGGCCCCGTAAAAACACAGTTCGGTTACCACCTGCTGATCATCGATAGCCGCGAAGACTAA